A single region of the Biomaibacter acetigenes genome encodes:
- a CDS encoding V-type ATP synthase subunit B, with product MLKEYRTAREIAGPLMLVENVEGVKYNELVEIETSEGEIRRGQVLEIDGDKALVQLFEGSTGLNINDCKVRFLGKSIELGVSIDMLGRVFDGFGRPKDNGPRIIPEKKLDINGSPINPTARDYPSEFIQTGISAIDGLNTLVRGQKLPIFSGSGLPHAQLAAQIARQARVLGTGSKFAVVFAAMGITFEEADYFISDFRRTGAIDRSVLFINLANDPAIERIATPRMALTCAEFLAYEKDMHVLVILTDLTNYCEALREVSAARKEVPGRRGYPGYLYTDLSTIYERAGRIRGKAGSITQIPILTMPEDDKTHPIPDLTGYITEGQIILSRELYRKGILPPIDVLPSLSRLKDKGIGRGKTREDHADTMNQLFASYARGKQAKELAVILGEAALSDVDKLYAKFADEFEKRYVSQGENEDRPIEETLNLGWELLTILPKPELKRIRDEYIEKYLPEKGEE from the coding sequence ATGCTTAAGGAATACAGGACAGCCCGGGAAATTGCCGGCCCTCTGATGCTGGTGGAAAATGTGGAGGGAGTCAAATACAATGAACTGGTGGAAATAGAGACTTCCGAGGGAGAAATCCGCCGGGGACAGGTGCTGGAAATAGACGGTGACAAGGCTCTGGTACAGCTCTTTGAAGGCTCCACAGGCCTCAACATTAACGACTGCAAGGTAAGATTTCTTGGGAAAAGCATAGAGCTTGGGGTATCCATCGACATGCTGGGCCGTGTATTCGACGGTTTCGGCAGGCCAAAGGATAATGGCCCCAGAATAATCCCGGAAAAGAAACTGGATATCAACGGCAGCCCCATAAACCCCACAGCCCGTGACTATCCTTCGGAGTTCATCCAGACAGGGATTTCCGCCATCGATGGCTTAAACACCCTGGTCAGGGGGCAGAAGCTGCCCATATTCTCGGGGTCCGGCCTTCCCCATGCCCAGCTGGCAGCCCAAATAGCCAGGCAGGCCAGGGTTCTTGGAACGGGGAGCAAATTCGCCGTGGTATTTGCGGCCATGGGCATAACCTTTGAGGAGGCCGATTACTTTATATCGGATTTCAGAAGGACCGGAGCCATCGATAGGTCGGTGCTTTTCATAAACCTGGCCAACGACCCGGCCATAGAGCGTATAGCCACACCGCGTATGGCTTTGACCTGTGCCGAGTTTCTGGCCTATGAAAAGGATATGCATGTTCTGGTTATCCTGACAGACCTGACCAACTATTGTGAAGCTCTCCGGGAGGTATCCGCCGCCCGTAAAGAGGTTCCGGGCCGCCGCGGTTATCCCGGATACCTCTATACAGACCTTTCCACCATATATGAGCGGGCGGGCCGCATCCGTGGAAAGGCGGGTTCCATCACCCAGATCCCGATCCTCACCATGCCCGAGGATGACAAGACTCACCCGATACCTGACCTTACCGGTTACATCACGGAGGGTCAGATAATACTGAGCCGTGAGCTTTACAGAAAGGGGATTTTGCCTCCCATCGATGTACTGCCATCTCTTTCCCGTCTGAAGGATAAGGGCATCGGCAGAGGCAAGACCCGGGAAGACCACGCCGACACCATGAACCAGCTCTTTGCCTCTTACGCCAGGGGCAAACAGGCCAAGGAACTGGCGGTAATCCTTGGTGAGGCGGCCCTTTCCGACGTAGATAAACTCTATGCAAAATTCGCCGATGAATTCGAGAAGAGATATGTTTCTCAGGGTGAAAATGAAGACAGACCCATAGAAGAAACGCTCAATCTGGGGTGGGAGCTTCTGACAATACTGCCTAAGCCGGAACTCAAGAGAATCAGGGACGAATATATCGAAAAATAT